One Syntrophobacterales bacterium genomic region harbors:
- a CDS encoding HAD-IC family P-type ATPase, with amino-acid sequence MKPKEQACRLCEEKWQALDEQNVYGKLQSGPDGLADPEAARRLTYYGPNTLPTKEPPTIWAILLHQVLNPLIFILLAAAVASVAIGESTDALFILIVLVLNSGLGTYQEYQAEKSAAGLQRLLKIKARVRRGGKGTDIPAEMVVPGDIVLLESGNKVPADLRLVQANSLAADESFLTGESMASEKTAVSLPEDTGVSDRKNMTFAGSTITSGRGVGIVVGTGTETQVGIIAQTVSESESGKPPLVLRMERFVKHISILVLAISAGLALLLWTQGKDLTAIFFFVVALAVSAIPEGLPVALTVALSIATKRMSDRNVIVRKLTAVESLGSCTVIASDKTGTLTVNQQTVRTIALPDGQTYHLSGEGYNGEGEVSAAGNNGNISENERNRLNRLAELAILANEGSLVEEDGGWKHRGDAMDVAFLAMGYKLGLHPEKVKQPVRIIREIPYESELKYSAVFFEKDGTGHVAAKGAVETILDFCNCTVRNGEPADLDREGIEAQVETLAKKGLRVLAVAGGEFGSIRHDTPPEEALSGLVLHGLVGFIDPLRPEALESVQICKTAGIHVLMITGDHPATAGAIAGELGLSERDESVVTGMQLSEAGTPDSPAFEKLVASTHVFARVSPIQKLEIVDVLIRRGEFVAVTGDGVNDAPALRRANIGVAMGSGTDVAKEVGSMIVTDDNFASIVAGVEEGRFAYDNVRKVIYLLISTGAAEVLMFTAAILAGLPIPLLAVQLLWLNLVTNGIQDVALAFEGGEPGAMKRKPRRPEETIFDSRMISQTLVSGLTIGALAFGFWYWMVSFQAMEEGPARNMVLLLMVLLQNVHVFNCRSETESSFRIPLRRNVILIFGVIAAQGIHVMSMHLPFMQTILATGPVRFTQWLTILALALVILVVMEVFKWVKRQSDDAVI; translated from the coding sequence CTGCCTACCAAAGAACCACCGACGATCTGGGCGATCCTGCTCCACCAGGTACTCAACCCCCTGATCTTCATTCTCCTGGCCGCTGCCGTGGCGTCCGTCGCCATTGGAGAATCCACCGACGCCTTGTTCATCCTGATCGTTCTCGTCCTGAACAGCGGCCTGGGGACCTACCAAGAGTATCAGGCCGAAAAAAGCGCGGCCGGTTTGCAGCGCCTGCTCAAGATCAAGGCGCGGGTGCGCCGCGGCGGCAAGGGGACGGACATCCCGGCGGAAATGGTCGTCCCGGGCGATATCGTGTTGCTGGAGTCGGGCAATAAGGTACCGGCCGATCTGCGCCTGGTGCAAGCCAATAGTCTTGCGGCCGACGAAAGCTTTCTGACGGGCGAATCCATGGCCTCTGAAAAGACCGCCGTGTCCTTGCCCGAGGACACCGGGGTGAGTGACCGCAAAAACATGACTTTTGCCGGGTCGACCATCACCTCGGGCCGAGGGGTCGGGATCGTTGTCGGCACCGGAACCGAAACCCAGGTGGGCATCATTGCCCAAACCGTATCCGAATCGGAAAGCGGCAAGCCCCCTCTGGTGCTGCGGATGGAACGGTTCGTCAAACACATCAGTATTTTGGTGTTGGCGATCAGCGCCGGCCTGGCGCTTCTCCTGTGGACCCAGGGCAAGGATCTTACGGCGATCTTCTTTTTCGTGGTGGCGCTGGCGGTCTCAGCCATTCCCGAGGGACTTCCCGTGGCCCTGACCGTGGCCCTTTCCATCGCCACCAAGCGGATGTCTGACCGCAATGTCATCGTGCGCAAGCTCACCGCCGTGGAAAGCCTGGGAAGCTGTACGGTAATCGCCAGCGACAAGACCGGCACGTTAACGGTCAACCAGCAGACGGTTCGCACCATCGCTTTGCCCGACGGGCAGACTTACCATCTTTCCGGAGAGGGCTATAACGGCGAAGGGGAAGTCTCGGCGGCCGGCAACAACGGAAATATCTCCGAAAACGAACGAAATCGGCTGAACCGGCTGGCCGAACTGGCTATTCTGGCCAACGAGGGATCGCTCGTTGAGGAGGACGGAGGCTGGAAACACCGCGGTGACGCCATGGATGTTGCGTTCCTGGCCATGGGATACAAACTGGGCCTTCATCCGGAAAAGGTAAAACAGCCAGTCCGGATCATCCGGGAAATCCCGTACGAATCCGAGCTCAAATATTCGGCGGTCTTCTTTGAAAAAGACGGAACCGGACATGTGGCCGCCAAGGGAGCCGTAGAAACCATTCTGGATTTTTGCAACTGCACGGTTCGGAACGGAGAACCGGCCGACCTCGACCGGGAAGGCATCGAGGCACAGGTAGAGACTTTGGCAAAAAAGGGTCTGCGCGTGCTGGCTGTGGCCGGTGGTGAATTCGGGTCCATCCGGCATGACACCCCTCCGGAAGAAGCACTTTCCGGGTTGGTTTTGCACGGTTTGGTGGGATTCATCGATCCCTTGCGACCCGAAGCTCTCGAATCGGTGCAGATATGCAAGACCGCCGGCATCCATGTCCTCATGATCACCGGAGATCACCCTGCGACCGCCGGGGCCATCGCCGGGGAACTGGGTCTGTCCGAACGCGATGAGTCGGTGGTCACCGGCATGCAGTTGAGCGAGGCCGGGACCCCGGACAGCCCGGCCTTTGAAAAACTGGTGGCATCCACCCATGTATTTGCCAGGGTTTCCCCAATCCAAAAGCTGGAAATCGTCGATGTGCTGATCCGCCGGGGGGAATTTGTGGCGGTTACCGGCGACGGGGTCAACGACGCCCCGGCCCTGCGGCGGGCCAATATTGGTGTGGCCATGGGCTCGGGGACCGATGTGGCCAAGGAAGTTGGCTCGATGATCGTTACCGACGACAACTTCGCCTCCATCGTGGCTGGTGTCGAAGAGGGGCGGTTTGCCTATGACAACGTGCGCAAGGTGATCTACCTGCTTATCTCCACCGGCGCTGCCGAAGTCTTGATGTTTACCGCGGCGATCCTGGCGGGCCTGCCCATTCCCCTTTTGGCCGTTCAACTGCTGTGGCTCAACCTGGTGACCAACGGCATCCAGGATGTGGCCCTGGCCTTTGAAGGCGGCGAGCCGGGCGCCATGAAGCGCAAGCCCCGAAGACCCGAGGAGACAATTTTCGATTCGCGGATGATCAGTCAGACCCTTGTCTCGGGATTGACCATCGGTGCCCTGGCCTTTGGATTCTGGTACTGGATGGTGTCCTTTCAGGCAATGGAAGAAGGCCCAGCCCGCAACATGGTTTTGCTTTTAATGGTCTTGCTGCAGAACGTGCATGTGTTCAACTGCCGCTCTGAAACAGAATCCTCCTTCCGGATCCCTCTGCGGAGGAATGTCATTCTCATTTTCGGCGTAATCGCGGCGCAAGGTATCCATGTAATGAGTATGCACCTGCCGTTCATGCAAACCATCTTGGCCACCGGGCCGGTCAGGTTTACACAGTGGCTCACGATTCTGGCCTTGGCATTGGTGATCTTGGTGGTCATGGAGGTGTTCAAATGGGTTAAAAGGCAATCGGATGATGCAGTTATTTGA
- a CDS encoding site-specific integrase: protein MYTVPKIDSYDYLLSRFERVYAERDFDSTGPDDIYTFLESQTHDLAKTTRRLRYAQMKAFYNFIIDRCSLNMKNPCLCSLSRRVSSTFL from the coding sequence TTGTATACAGTACCCAAGATCGACAGCTACGATTATCTGTTGAGCAGGTTTGAAAGGGTTTACGCTGAAAGAGATTTTGATTCCACTGGTCCTGATGATATTTACACCTTTTTGGAATCGCAAACTCATGATCTCGCCAAAACCACCAGAAGGCTCCGGTATGCCCAGATGAAAGCTTTTTACAATTTCATCATAGACCGCTGCTCACTGAACATGAAGAATCCTTGTCTCTGTTCGCTCTCCCGCAGGGTCTCTTCCACCTTCTTATGA